In Salinarimonas sp., a genomic segment contains:
- a CDS encoding NAD(P)H-dependent oxidoreductase subunit E has product MREIAPTDTAPRKKRGNGPRFRPRGRPLDEAALAEVRSLLGAMERRRDLLIEALHRLQDGVGHLAARHLKALAEEFRVPEAEVYEVASFYHHFDIVKEGEAAPAPLTIRVCDGVACMMAGAERLQAALEAGADPAEIRVLAAPCIGRCAGAPAVHVGTRAVERATPEAVLAAARTGDTVEPVPAQALSLDRYREEGGYRLLDECLSGARDAESLVATLSDAGLRGLGGAGFPAGRKWAIVRGFPGPRLMTVNADEGEPGTFKDRYHLERDPHRFLEGALVAAWAVEAERLYIYLRDEYAGVRALLEREIAAIKAAGLDRHAPIELRRGAGAYICGEESAMLESIEGKRGLPRHRPPYIAERGLFGRPTLNHNVETLFWVRDIVEKGPGWFAGLGARGHKGLRSFSVSGRVKRPGVKLAPAGITCRELIETHCGGMQDGHALYGYLPGGASGGILPARMADLPLDFGMLEPHKAFVGSHAVVVLSDRDDVRAVALNLIRFFRHESCGQCTPCRNGTQKAEALLADGRWDLHLLGDLEQVMRDASICGLGQAAANPIASVLNYFPVETAR; this is encoded by the coding sequence ATGCGCGAAATCGCACCGACGGACACCGCGCCGAGGAAGAAGCGGGGGAACGGACCGCGCTTTCGCCCCCGCGGCCGCCCGCTCGACGAGGCCGCCCTCGCCGAGGTCCGCAGCCTGCTCGGCGCCATGGAGCGCCGGCGCGACCTCCTGATCGAGGCTCTGCATCGGCTCCAGGACGGCGTCGGCCACCTCGCCGCGCGGCACCTCAAGGCGCTCGCCGAGGAGTTCCGCGTTCCCGAGGCCGAGGTCTACGAGGTCGCGAGCTTCTATCATCATTTCGACATCGTGAAGGAGGGCGAGGCCGCCCCCGCGCCGCTGACGATCCGCGTCTGCGACGGCGTCGCCTGCATGATGGCGGGCGCCGAGCGGCTGCAGGCGGCGCTCGAGGCGGGCGCCGACCCGGCCGAGATCCGCGTTCTCGCCGCCCCCTGCATCGGGCGCTGCGCCGGCGCCCCGGCGGTTCACGTCGGGACGCGCGCCGTCGAGCGCGCGACGCCGGAGGCGGTGCTCGCCGCGGCGCGGACCGGGGACACGGTCGAGCCGGTACCGGCGCAGGCGCTGTCGCTCGACCGCTATCGGGAGGAGGGCGGCTATCGCCTCCTCGACGAATGCCTCTCGGGCGCGCGCGACGCCGAGAGCCTGGTGGCGACCCTCTCCGACGCGGGGCTGCGCGGGCTCGGCGGCGCCGGCTTCCCGGCCGGGCGCAAATGGGCGATCGTGCGCGGCTTCCCCGGCCCGCGGCTGATGACGGTGAACGCCGACGAGGGCGAGCCCGGCACCTTCAAGGACCGCTACCACCTCGAGCGCGATCCGCATCGCTTCCTCGAGGGCGCGCTCGTCGCCGCCTGGGCGGTGGAGGCGGAGCGGCTCTATATCTATCTGCGCGACGAGTACGCCGGGGTGCGCGCCCTGCTCGAGCGCGAGATCGCCGCGATCAAGGCCGCGGGCCTCGACCGGCATGCGCCGATCGAGCTGAGGCGCGGGGCCGGCGCCTATATCTGCGGCGAGGAGAGCGCCATGCTCGAATCGATCGAAGGCAAGCGCGGCCTGCCCCGCCACCGCCCGCCCTACATCGCCGAACGCGGCCTGTTCGGCCGCCCGACGCTCAACCACAACGTCGAGACCCTGTTCTGGGTGCGCGACATCGTCGAGAAGGGGCCCGGCTGGTTCGCCGGGCTGGGCGCGCGCGGCCACAAGGGTTTGCGCTCGTTCTCGGTGTCGGGTCGCGTCAAGCGGCCCGGCGTGAAGCTCGCGCCGGCGGGAATCACCTGCCGGGAGCTGATCGAGACGCATTGCGGGGGCATGCAGGACGGTCACGCGCTCTACGGCTACCTGCCGGGCGGGGCCTCCGGCGGCATCCTGCCGGCGCGCATGGCGGACCTGCCGCTCGATTTCGGCATGCTGGAGCCGCACAAGGCCTTCGTCGGCTCCCATGCGGTGGTCGTGTTGTCCGACCGGGACGACGTGCGCGCGGTCGCGCTCAACCTGATCCGCTTCTTCCGCCACGAATCGTGCGGCCAGTGCACGCCCTGCCGGAACGGGACGCAGAAGGCGGAGGCCCTCCTCGCCGACGGCCGCTGGGACCTCCACCTCCTGGGCGATCTCGAGCAGGTCATGCGCGACGCCTCGATCTGCGGGCTCGGCCAGGCGGCGGCGAACCCGATCGCGAGCGTGCTGAACTATTTTCCCGTGGAGACCGCCCGATGA
- a CDS encoding Gfo/Idh/MocA family oxidoreductase, with protein MDRSNGIGIGIIGYGIMGERLLRAALGPGAGSVRVCGVWDPSPAAMKRLAEAFPEIARFEGVAPLIEGCACVYVASPPAAHLDHARAALGAGKALFCEKPLAVDVEQARAFVRDAEAAGMRAAVNFPFASSLAVDQLEAWMADGTLGPLQEADIEVSFAAWPRPWQEDAAAWLDRRLQGGFTREVLSHFLFLAGRLVGPATLGPASVRYPVDGASERAVAAELTAGGVPVRVRGLVGETDKADTNAFTLHGANGAIRLRDWSVAERLVDGVWTEAEGALPQEEARPITLARQLGKVAAMTRGAPQDLASLREALAVQELVEEILRAGEEAAA; from the coding sequence ATGGATCGCAGCAACGGCATCGGGATCGGCATCATCGGCTACGGAATCATGGGCGAGCGCCTGCTGCGCGCCGCACTCGGGCCCGGGGCCGGGTCCGTACGCGTCTGCGGCGTCTGGGATCCGTCGCCGGCCGCGATGAAGCGGCTGGCCGAGGCGTTTCCGGAGATCGCCCGCTTCGAGGGCGTCGCGCCGCTGATCGAGGGCTGCGCGTGCGTCTACGTCGCCTCGCCCCCCGCCGCGCATCTCGACCACGCCCGGGCGGCGCTCGGGGCCGGCAAGGCCCTGTTCTGCGAGAAGCCGCTCGCCGTCGACGTCGAGCAGGCGCGGGCCTTCGTGCGCGACGCCGAGGCGGCGGGCATGAGGGCCGCGGTGAACTTCCCCTTCGCCTCCTCCCTCGCCGTGGACCAGCTCGAGGCCTGGATGGCGGACGGCACGCTGGGTCCGTTGCAGGAGGCGGACATCGAGGTCTCCTTCGCGGCCTGGCCGCGGCCCTGGCAGGAGGACGCCGCCGCCTGGCTCGACCGGCGGCTTCAGGGCGGCTTCACCCGCGAGGTCCTGTCGCATTTCCTCTTCCTGGCCGGGCGTCTCGTCGGCCCCGCGACGCTCGGTCCCGCGAGCGTGCGCTACCCCGTCGATGGCGCCTCGGAGCGCGCCGTCGCGGCGGAGCTGACCGCGGGCGGCGTTCCGGTGCGCGTGCGCGGCCTCGTCGGCGAGACCGACAAGGCGGACACGAACGCCTTCACGCTCCACGGCGCGAACGGCGCGATCCGGCTGCGCGACTGGTCGGTCGCGGAGCGCCTGGTCGACGGCGTCTGGACCGAGGCCGAGGGCGCCCTCCCGCAGGAGGAGGCGCGCCCGATCACCCTCGCCCGCCAGCTCGGCAAGGTCGCCGCCATGACCCGCGGCGCGCCGCAGGATCTCGCCAGCCTGCGCGAGGCGCTCGCGGTCCAGGAGCTCGTCGAGGAGATCCTGCGCGCGGGCGAGGAAGCGGCCGCCTGA